A single window of Archangium gephyra DNA harbors:
- a CDS encoding VWA domain-containing protein codes for MNGVWHAAQGASPELVRRSTPVKPGLFVPAAVKLYRQLLDIYRLNTDLMAHFASYALTQTDWRDLKVATCALMLVQSHSGQPVREDDGAIAFLDDDFRVIGEAMILHYERKSTRMLTPKAVLRVAELLETPEIARLNREAGFGDPASRKAPLGRWKSVATKWLRLREQNLPMLQGLVKAGYKETLKRIARKAGYKPVTQAFFEVLGWKQKQAAAGHRSVGLEGLNLVKRERFDGLSEAEICEWIELERLSYKEVVGRLPKDLGLTPAIMAALLPSLSDRDLRILTPTLEELGLMSDAAIRARWEKAVQTATDQRALHIVKNVRSQELKAKLEEASDNAVKAAVAEATAEMDVRVMFLIDKSGSMEGAIEQSKEALSRILAGFPMEKLHIATFDTMGTVLKPKAASRAAVQHMLQGIKASGGTTHAAGVHALHRAGMRVPEEAKLICIVVGDEAGEAGDQFARAFRECGYTVAAMAMLVSVASAANRGNTVRTCAGQMKVPFSEVSVDQFEDPYQVPRVLKALMDAPTSVGASQSGWVERVMRTPLLKVA; via the coding sequence GTGAACGGCGTCTGGCATGCGGCCCAGGGCGCCAGCCCGGAGCTCGTGCGCCGCTCCACCCCGGTGAAGCCCGGCCTCTTCGTGCCCGCCGCGGTGAAGCTCTACCGCCAGCTGCTGGACATCTACCGGCTCAACACGGACCTGATGGCGCACTTCGCGTCCTACGCGCTCACGCAGACGGACTGGCGTGACCTGAAGGTGGCCACGTGCGCGCTGATGCTCGTGCAGAGCCACTCCGGCCAGCCCGTGCGCGAGGACGACGGCGCCATCGCGTTCCTCGACGATGACTTCCGCGTCATCGGTGAGGCGATGATCCTCCACTACGAGCGCAAGTCCACGCGCATGCTCACGCCCAAGGCGGTGCTGCGGGTGGCCGAGTTGCTCGAGACGCCGGAGATCGCCCGCCTCAACCGCGAGGCCGGTTTCGGTGACCCCGCGTCCCGCAAGGCGCCGCTGGGCCGCTGGAAGAGCGTGGCGACGAAGTGGCTGCGGCTGCGTGAGCAGAACCTGCCCATGCTCCAGGGCCTGGTGAAGGCCGGCTACAAGGAGACGCTGAAGAGGATTGCCCGCAAGGCCGGTTACAAGCCGGTGACGCAGGCCTTCTTCGAGGTGCTCGGCTGGAAGCAGAAGCAGGCGGCCGCGGGCCACCGCTCGGTGGGCCTGGAGGGTCTCAACCTCGTCAAGCGGGAGCGCTTCGATGGGCTCTCGGAGGCGGAGATCTGCGAGTGGATCGAGCTGGAGCGCCTCTCCTACAAGGAGGTGGTGGGCCGGCTGCCCAAGGACCTGGGCCTGACGCCGGCCATCATGGCGGCGCTGCTGCCCTCGCTGTCGGACCGTGACTTGCGCATCCTGACGCCCACGCTCGAGGAGCTGGGGTTGATGTCCGACGCGGCCATCCGCGCGCGGTGGGAGAAGGCGGTGCAGACGGCGACGGACCAGCGGGCGCTCCACATCGTGAAGAACGTGCGCAGCCAGGAGCTGAAGGCGAAGCTGGAGGAGGCGAGCGACAACGCGGTGAAGGCGGCGGTGGCGGAGGCGACGGCGGAGATGGACGTGCGGGTGATGTTCCTCATCGACAAGTCCGGGTCCATGGAGGGTGCCATCGAGCAGTCGAAGGAGGCGCTGTCGCGCATCCTCGCGGGCTTCCCGATGGAGAAGCTGCACATCGCGACGTTCGACACGATGGGGACGGTGCTCAAGCCCAAGGCGGCGAGCCGGGCGGCGGTGCAGCACATGCTGCAGGGCATCAAGGCGTCGGGCGGCACGACGCACGCGGCCGGTGTGCATGCGTTGCACCGGGCGGGGATGCGGGTGCCCGAGGAGGCGAAGCTCATCTGCATCGTCGTGGGTGACGAGGCGGGTGAGGCGGGTGACCAGTTCGCCCGGGCCTTCCGCGAGTGCGGCTACACCGTGGCCGCCATGGCGATGCTGGTGAGTGTGGCCAGCGCCGCCAACCGGGGCAACACCGTGCGCACGTGCGCGGGGCAGATGAAGGTGCCGTTCAGTGAGGTGTCGGTGGACCAGTTCGAGGACCCGTACCAGGTCCCCCGCGTGCTGAAGGCGCTGATGGACGCGCCGACGTCGGTTGGGGCCAGCCAGTCCGGCTGGGTCGAGCGGGTGATGCGCACGCCGCTGCTGAAGGTGGCGTGA
- a CDS encoding ATP-binding protein, which yields MFTGPSEMHARVHAHDWASTPLGPVETWPQSLKALVRTLLSSRYPMVLTWGPSFLQFYNDAYSKLIGDKHPAALGLDIRITMAEAWDTLGPMIHKVMTTGVANWTPALMLLLERSGYREESYFSVSHAPAEDDAGRIVGMLAVCSEVTEQVLGERRLRLLRDLASRAGETRSVGNVCRDVVAALRGHPLDIPCALLYLRDPDGKTFTLCGSVGLEEGGPASPLTVDLEKDGDNVWSLKRAAAGETVLLRDVEHRASLTGGPWNDAVREALVLPIASTGKTAPLGVLVAGLSPSRALDEGYRSFYELLAGQVSVALRNARAYEEERQRAEALAELDRVKTAFFSNISHEFRTPLTLMLGPVADLLAGQAGALPQAARAELEVLHRNAGRLLRLVNSLLDFSRLEAGRVQASYTPTDLSALSADLASSFRSAVERAGLKLTVDCPPLSQPVYLDKDLWEKVVLNLVSNAFKFTFKGELTVRTRERDGQAVLEVRDTGTGIPASELPHIFERFHRVKDARSRTHEGTGIGLALVRELVTLHGGTVHVDSTEGRGTTFTVEVPFGTAHLPAERLRAPREQESTATGASPYVEEALRWSVEDLPVVEAPHPVAAPPAPDVTRARVLLADDNADMRDYIRRVLAPHFEVEAAADGQAALESALAHPPDLVLSDVMMPRLDGVGLLRALRAAPHTKDLPILLLSARAGEEATLEGIASGADDYLVKPFSARELLVRVKSNLELVRMRREVARERVHVETLLEAVRARDDFLSAASHELKTPLTSFQLNLSAIERGLSRASEHNVGDKLDMARRSVRRLARLVETLMDVSQLTTGRLQLAFSQVDLATLVGEVVADAEHEARRLGTPLTVRLEAPAAGKFDPDRMAQVVHHLLSNALKFGQGRPVEVTLRSEERSVVLTVVDHGIGIPAPDRARIFERFERAVPVRNYGGLGLGLWVTRQVVEAHQGSIHVEDTPGGGATFHIRLPLGGQAEVPGMAHG from the coding sequence ATGTTCACCGGCCCCAGCGAGATGCACGCGCGCGTCCACGCGCATGACTGGGCCTCCACTCCTCTCGGCCCGGTGGAGACCTGGCCCCAGAGCCTGAAGGCCCTCGTCCGCACCCTCCTCTCGTCGCGCTACCCCATGGTGCTCACCTGGGGTCCCTCCTTCCTCCAGTTCTACAACGATGCGTATTCGAAGCTGATTGGAGACAAGCACCCGGCGGCCCTCGGACTCGACATCCGCATCACCATGGCCGAGGCCTGGGACACGCTCGGCCCGATGATCCACAAGGTGATGACCACCGGCGTGGCGAACTGGACGCCGGCCCTGATGCTGCTGCTGGAGCGCAGCGGGTACCGCGAGGAGTCCTATTTCAGCGTCTCCCACGCTCCGGCCGAGGACGACGCGGGGCGCATCGTCGGCATGCTCGCCGTCTGCAGCGAGGTGACCGAGCAGGTGCTCGGGGAGCGGCGGCTGCGGCTGCTGCGGGATCTGGCCTCGCGGGCCGGAGAGACGCGGAGCGTGGGGAACGTCTGCCGCGATGTCGTCGCCGCCCTGCGCGGCCACCCCCTCGACATCCCCTGCGCGCTCCTCTACCTGCGAGACCCGGACGGGAAGACGTTCACCCTGTGCGGCTCCGTGGGACTGGAGGAGGGTGGCCCCGCGAGCCCCCTCACGGTGGACCTGGAGAAGGACGGCGACAACGTCTGGAGCCTGAAGCGCGCGGCGGCCGGGGAGACGGTCCTCCTGCGGGATGTCGAGCACCGGGCCTCGTTGACGGGGGGCCCGTGGAACGACGCGGTCCGCGAGGCGCTGGTGCTGCCCATCGCCTCCACGGGAAAGACGGCCCCGCTCGGCGTCCTGGTGGCGGGGCTGAGCCCCAGCCGCGCGCTCGACGAGGGCTACCGCTCCTTCTACGAGCTGCTGGCGGGCCAGGTGTCGGTGGCGCTGCGCAATGCCCGCGCCTACGAGGAGGAGCGCCAGCGCGCGGAGGCCCTGGCGGAGCTGGACAGGGTCAAGACGGCCTTCTTCAGCAACATCAGCCACGAGTTCCGCACGCCGCTCACGCTGATGCTGGGGCCCGTGGCGGATCTGCTCGCCGGACAGGCCGGTGCCCTGCCCCAGGCCGCCCGCGCCGAGCTCGAGGTGCTCCACCGCAACGCGGGGCGGCTGCTGCGGCTCGTCAATTCGCTGCTCGACTTCTCCCGCCTGGAGGCGGGACGGGTCCAGGCCAGCTACACGCCCACGGACTTGTCCGCGCTGTCTGCGGACCTCGCGAGCAGCTTCCGCTCCGCGGTGGAGCGGGCGGGGCTGAAGCTCACCGTGGACTGCCCTCCCCTGTCCCAACCCGTCTACCTGGACAAGGACCTCTGGGAGAAGGTCGTCCTCAACCTCGTCTCCAACGCCTTCAAGTTCACCTTCAAGGGAGAGCTCACCGTCCGGACGCGCGAGCGCGACGGGCAGGCCGTGCTCGAGGTGCGGGACACGGGGACGGGCATTCCCGCCTCGGAGCTGCCGCACATCTTCGAGCGCTTCCACCGGGTGAAGGACGCGCGCTCCCGGACGCACGAGGGCACGGGCATCGGTCTGGCGCTGGTGCGCGAGCTGGTGACGCTGCACGGGGGCACGGTGCACGTGGACAGCACCGAGGGCCGGGGGACGACGTTCACCGTGGAGGTCCCCTTCGGCACCGCGCACCTGCCCGCCGAGCGCCTCCGCGCGCCCCGGGAGCAGGAGTCCACCGCGACCGGAGCCAGTCCGTACGTCGAGGAGGCGCTGCGTTGGTCCGTGGAGGATCTCCCCGTCGTGGAAGCGCCCCACCCCGTGGCGGCCCCTCCAGCTCCGGACGTGACGCGGGCCCGGGTGCTGCTCGCGGACGACAACGCGGACATGCGCGACTACATCCGCCGGGTGCTGGCGCCCCACTTCGAGGTGGAAGCGGCGGCGGACGGACAGGCGGCCCTGGAGTCGGCGCTGGCCCACCCGCCGGACCTCGTGCTCTCGGACGTGATGATGCCGCGACTGGATGGCGTGGGCCTGCTGCGCGCGCTCCGGGCCGCGCCCCACACGAAGGATCTGCCCATCCTCCTGCTGTCCGCCCGCGCCGGCGAGGAGGCCACCCTCGAGGGCATCGCCTCCGGAGCGGACGACTACCTCGTCAAACCCTTCTCCGCCCGCGAGCTGCTCGTCCGGGTGAAGTCCAACCTCGAGCTGGTGCGGATGCGCCGGGAGGTGGCCCGGGAGCGCGTCCACGTGGAGACGCTCCTGGAGGCGGTGCGCGCACGGGATGACTTCCTCTCCGCCGCTTCCCACGAGCTGAAGACGCCGCTCACCAGCTTCCAGCTCAACCTCAGTGCCATCGAGCGGGGCTTGAGCCGGGCCTCGGAGCACAACGTCGGAGACAAGCTGGACATGGCGCGCCGCTCGGTGCGGCGGCTGGCGCGGCTCGTCGAGACGTTGATGGACGTGTCGCAGCTCACCACCGGCCGCCTGCAGCTGGCGTTCTCGCAGGTGGACCTGGCCACGCTCGTGGGCGAGGTGGTGGCGGACGCCGAGCACGAAGCCCGCCGCCTGGGCACCCCGCTGACCGTGCGTCTCGAGGCACCCGCGGCGGGGAAGTTCGACCCCGACCGCATGGCCCAGGTGGTCCATCACCTGCTGTCCAATGCCTTGAAGTTCGGCCAGGGACGTCCCGTGGAGGTCACCCTCCGGTCGGAGGAGCGGTCGGTGGTGTTGACCGTCGTGGACCACGGCATCGGCATTCCCGCGCCGGACCGGGCGCGCATCTTCGAGCGCTTCGAGCGGGCCGTACCGGTGCGCAACTACGGCGGCCTGGGGCTGGGACTGTGGGTGACGCGGCAGGTCGTGGAGGCCCACCAGGGCTCCATCCACGTGGAGGACACGCCGGGCGGTGGCGCGACCTTCCACATCCGCCTGCCGCTCGGCGGCCAGGCCGAAGTCCCGGGCATGGCTCACGGCTGA
- a CDS encoding ATP-binding protein, translating into MQTDGARPGQVVDLTNCDKEPIHIPGGIQPHGVLLVLQEPALTIRQVSENAEALLGVPASSLLGTALESLLTEPQASSLRTCLLSERLEDNNPLKLTTRVGGREHFFNGIAHRHQGRLILELEPTFEQEALPFFGFYHQARSSMSRLRNAKDLSALCLEAVREVRRLTGFDRVIAYRFDEEWNGAVLAEDRLETSDSYLGLWFPASDIPRQARELYTLNWLRIIPAIHYEPARILSLPEDAGQGPLDMSFCVLRSVSPIHLEYLRNMGASASMSISLLKEGRLWGLISCTHVSGDKYVPYEVRKACEFVGEFMSSLLVTKEGNEHYDQRIRAQSIQVRLLERMTRHPDFAVGLTHPPPELLELTGATGAAVYFNGRTTIIGQAPGDEQLQGLIDWLAAKPDPQELFCTACLSNHYPEAAAFKDVAAGLIAASMSRGRHNYVLWFRPEVVQTVAWGGNPNKPVDLEGAQPRLHPRKSFALWKETVRGKSLPWKDYEVEAARELRRSVIDIVLQRSEELLKLNMELERSNVELDSFAYAASHDLKEPLRGIHNYTSLVLREQPDCFSPTNLKRMETVTRLTQRMESLINSLLHYAQVGRTDLSLRETDLNEVLSSVLEVLKPRMDEFQVEVRVPRPLPPALCDRVRMAEVFTNLLTNAIKYNDKEKKWVEIGATGTPQGGTTYYVRDNGIGIKPEYHDTIFRIFKRLHGRDKYGGGTGTGLTIVKRLIERHNGRMWLESQPGAGTTFFFTLGSEKAEPVTGKGAK; encoded by the coding sequence ATGCAGACGGACGGGGCCAGGCCCGGGCAGGTGGTGGACCTGACCAATTGTGACAAGGAGCCCATCCACATCCCCGGGGGCATCCAGCCGCATGGGGTGCTGCTGGTGCTCCAGGAGCCGGCCCTGACGATCCGTCAGGTCAGCGAGAACGCCGAGGCGCTGCTGGGCGTGCCCGCGAGCTCCCTGCTGGGGACGGCGCTCGAGTCACTGCTGACGGAGCCCCAGGCCTCGAGCCTCCGCACGTGTCTGCTCTCGGAGCGGCTCGAGGACAACAATCCCCTCAAGCTCACCACGCGCGTGGGCGGCCGGGAGCACTTCTTCAACGGCATCGCGCACCGGCACCAGGGGCGGCTCATCCTCGAGCTGGAGCCCACGTTCGAGCAGGAGGCCCTGCCCTTCTTCGGCTTCTACCACCAGGCGCGCAGCTCCATGTCCCGCCTGCGCAATGCGAAGGACCTGAGCGCCCTGTGCCTGGAGGCCGTGCGCGAGGTGCGGCGGCTCACCGGCTTCGACCGGGTCATCGCCTACCGCTTCGACGAGGAGTGGAATGGCGCGGTGCTCGCCGAGGATCGGCTGGAGACGAGCGACTCGTACCTGGGCCTGTGGTTCCCCGCCTCGGACATTCCCCGCCAGGCGCGCGAGCTCTACACCCTCAACTGGTTGCGCATCATCCCGGCCATCCACTACGAGCCCGCGCGCATCCTCTCGTTGCCGGAGGACGCCGGCCAGGGTCCGCTGGACATGTCCTTCTGCGTCCTGCGCAGCGTCTCGCCCATCCATCTGGAGTACCTGCGCAACATGGGCGCGAGCGCCTCCATGAGCATCTCGCTCCTCAAGGAGGGACGTCTCTGGGGCCTCATCTCCTGCACCCACGTGTCGGGCGACAAATACGTCCCCTACGAGGTGCGCAAGGCGTGCGAGTTCGTCGGCGAGTTCATGTCCTCGCTCCTCGTCACCAAGGAGGGGAACGAGCACTACGACCAGCGCATCCGGGCCCAGTCCATCCAGGTCCGGCTGCTGGAGCGGATGACGCGCCACCCCGACTTCGCCGTGGGCCTCACCCATCCCCCGCCGGAGCTGCTCGAGCTCACCGGAGCCACGGGCGCGGCCGTCTACTTCAACGGCAGGACCACCATCATCGGCCAGGCCCCTGGCGACGAGCAGCTCCAGGGGCTCATCGACTGGCTCGCCGCCAAGCCGGATCCGCAGGAGTTGTTCTGCACCGCGTGCCTGTCCAACCACTACCCCGAGGCGGCGGCGTTCAAGGACGTCGCGGCGGGTCTCATCGCGGCCTCCATGTCGCGCGGCCGCCACAACTACGTGCTGTGGTTCCGCCCCGAGGTGGTCCAGACGGTGGCGTGGGGCGGCAACCCGAACAAGCCGGTGGACCTCGAGGGCGCTCAGCCGCGGCTGCACCCGCGCAAGTCCTTCGCCCTCTGGAAGGAGACGGTGCGCGGCAAGTCCCTGCCCTGGAAGGACTACGAGGTGGAGGCGGCGCGGGAGCTGCGCAGGAGCGTCATCGACATCGTCCTGCAGCGCAGCGAGGAGCTGCTCAAGCTCAACATGGAGCTGGAGCGCAGCAACGTGGAGCTGGACTCCTTCGCCTACGCGGCCAGCCATGATCTCAAGGAGCCACTGCGCGGCATCCACAACTACACCAGCCTGGTGCTGCGCGAGCAGCCCGACTGCTTCTCGCCCACCAACCTCAAGCGCATGGAGACGGTGACGCGGCTCACCCAGCGCATGGAGAGCCTCATCAACTCGCTGCTGCACTACGCGCAGGTGGGCCGCACCGATCTGTCCCTGCGGGAGACGGACCTCAACGAGGTGCTCTCGTCGGTGCTGGAGGTGCTCAAGCCGCGCATGGACGAGTTCCAGGTGGAGGTCCGCGTTCCCAGGCCCCTGCCTCCCGCGCTGTGTGACCGGGTGCGGATGGCCGAGGTCTTCACCAACCTCCTCACCAATGCCATCAAGTACAACGACAAGGAGAAGAAGTGGGTGGAGATTGGCGCCACGGGCACGCCTCAAGGCGGCACCACGTACTACGTGCGTGACAACGGCATTGGCATCAAGCCCGAGTACCACGACACCATCTTCCGCATCTTCAAGCGCCTGCACGGACGCGACAAATACGGCGGCGGCACCGGGACGGGGCTGACCATCGTCAAACGGCTCATCGAGCGGCACAACGGACGCATGTGGCTGGAGTCCCAGCCGGGCGCGGGCACCACCTTCTTCTTCACCCTGGGCAGTGAGAAGGCCGAGCCCGTCACCGGGAAGGGGGCGAAGTGA
- a CDS encoding response regulator has product MNRGLPILVVEDNDEDFDMLQMTFQRVSIPNPLYRCTEGEEALEFLEQTGRYANPEQAPRPGLVLLDLNLAGLDGRQVLEHLKNTPHLKSIPVLVFSTSDNPKDVQSAYAHGASGYLLKPVDLPRFERMIQLFKDFWLDHIVLPEGEAREGVRR; this is encoded by the coding sequence GTGAACCGCGGCCTGCCCATCCTCGTCGTGGAGGACAACGACGAGGACTTCGACATGCTCCAGATGACCTTCCAGCGCGTGTCCATTCCCAACCCCCTGTACCGCTGCACCGAGGGAGAAGAAGCCCTGGAGTTCCTCGAGCAGACCGGTCGCTACGCCAACCCGGAGCAGGCCCCTCGGCCGGGCCTCGTCCTGTTGGATTTGAACCTCGCCGGCCTGGATGGCAGGCAGGTGCTCGAGCACTTGAAGAACACCCCCCACCTGAAGAGCATCCCCGTCCTCGTGTTTTCTACCTCTGACAACCCGAAGGACGTGCAGAGCGCCTACGCGCATGGAGCGAGCGGCTACCTCCTCAAGCCCGTGGATCTGCCCAGGTTCGAGAGAATGATTCAGCTCTTCAAGGATTTCTGGCTGGACCACATCGTGCTCCCCGAGGGCGAGGCCCGCGAGGGTGTCCGGAGATGA
- a CDS encoding response regulator produces the protein MSRRSLTVLLVEDSPEDRDVFQTYLRETGEYDFRFLEEEDAEKALELCGGESVDCVLLDYDLPGMNGLQFLRRLEDEEGYLRPPVVMVTGRGSERIAVQALKSGASDYLVKSEVTPGNLYRALRNAVEKEDIRRRFTEQRTRAGLAEERLRLALEVLEHGDALLVLDKDFRVVYANRSQERLAQKSIRETLDRNFWELWPDAADPSRKYWSEYHRVMRERVPVHFEEFYPPLNRWTDVGVYPTQDGGIAILYRDISAKKHAEELARVEERRRAEFEQQLIGIVSHDLRNPITAISLGAASLLRREDLDERALKTLVRIQSSAERVTRMIRDLLDFTKARLGGGIDLLRMPMDLHHLTRLVVDEVQMSFPEREVQVVSDGNGEGEWDGDRMAQVITNLITNALKYSPAETPVLVRTFGGPASVQLEVHNQGPPIPPAVLTHLFEPMRRGVAQTRADRSARSIGLGLFIVDHIVRAHGGSIHVRSTDADGTLFGVRLPRKPPAALGP, from the coding sequence ATGAGCCGGCGTTCCCTGACGGTGCTCCTCGTCGAGGACAGTCCGGAGGACCGGGACGTCTTCCAGACGTACCTGCGTGAGACGGGGGAGTACGACTTCCGCTTCCTGGAGGAGGAGGACGCGGAGAAGGCGCTCGAGTTGTGTGGGGGCGAGTCCGTGGACTGCGTCCTGCTGGACTACGACCTGCCCGGCATGAACGGGCTGCAGTTCCTCCGCCGCCTGGAGGACGAGGAGGGCTACCTCAGGCCTCCCGTGGTGATGGTGACCGGCCGGGGGAGCGAGCGCATCGCCGTCCAGGCCCTCAAGAGCGGGGCGTCCGACTACCTGGTGAAGTCGGAGGTGACGCCCGGCAATCTCTACCGCGCCCTGCGCAACGCGGTGGAGAAGGAGGACATCCGCCGGCGCTTCACCGAGCAGCGCACGCGGGCGGGGCTCGCGGAGGAGCGGCTCCGGCTGGCCCTGGAGGTGTTGGAGCACGGGGACGCCTTGCTCGTGCTCGACAAGGACTTCCGCGTCGTCTACGCCAACAGGAGCCAGGAGCGTCTCGCGCAGAAGTCGATCCGGGAGACCCTGGACCGCAACTTCTGGGAGCTCTGGCCCGACGCCGCGGACCCGAGCCGGAAGTACTGGAGCGAGTACCACCGCGTCATGCGCGAGCGGGTCCCGGTCCACTTCGAGGAGTTCTATCCGCCCCTCAACCGGTGGACGGACGTGGGCGTCTACCCCACGCAGGATGGGGGCATCGCCATCCTCTACCGGGACATCTCCGCGAAGAAGCACGCCGAGGAGCTGGCCCGGGTGGAGGAGCGGCGGCGCGCCGAGTTCGAGCAGCAGCTCATCGGCATCGTCAGCCACGACTTGCGCAACCCCATCACCGCCATCTCCCTGGGGGCGGCGAGCCTGTTGCGCCGCGAGGACCTGGATGAGCGTGCCCTCAAGACGCTGGTGCGCATACAGTCCTCGGCGGAGCGGGTGACGCGGATGATCCGCGACCTGCTCGACTTCACGAAGGCCCGCCTGGGGGGAGGAATCGACTTGCTACGGATGCCCATGGACCTGCACCACCTCACCCGGCTCGTCGTGGACGAGGTCCAGATGTCCTTCCCCGAGCGCGAGGTCCAGGTCGTCTCGGACGGAAACGGCGAGGGCGAGTGGGATGGCGACAGGATGGCGCAGGTGATCACCAACCTGATCACCAACGCCTTGAAGTACAGCCCGGCGGAGACGCCCGTCCTGGTGCGGACGTTCGGCGGGCCGGCGAGTGTGCAGCTGGAGGTCCACAACCAGGGGCCGCCCATTCCGCCCGCGGTCCTCACCCACCTCTTCGAGCCCATGCGGCGCGGTGTGGCGCAGACCCGCGCCGACAGGTCGGCCCGCAGCATCGGGCTCGGCCTCTTCATCGTGGACCACATCGTCCGGGCGCACGGGGGCAGCATCCACGTGCGCTCCACGGACGCGGATGGCACCCTCTTCGGCGTGCGGCTGCCCCGCAAGCCACCGGCCGCCCTGGGCCCGTGA